The proteins below are encoded in one region of Thermothelomyces thermophilus ATCC 42464 chromosome 1, complete sequence:
- a CDS encoding squalene epoxidase has product MADAADSQAARERREKHHEADVVVVGAGVFGCAIAYALANQGRSVILLERWMHEPDRIVGELLQPGGVAALRELGLGHCLEGIDAVPCYGYHIVYRGDEVAFRYPSLEKDGEVIVDPAGNREKYKQGLAAFADGHANGQANGHAKDAGRPEGRSFHHGRFIMQLRRACLDHPNISVFETEVTATIKGDHSDAVLGVQTRTKDKATGKKDPDCFFGHLTVIADGYASIFRKELLGTTPVVRSKFYALELIDCPFPPANTGHVVIGDQCLALLYQIGTHETRALIDVPNDHPAAAPSAGGARGYIENIVLPALPPHVQPSVRAALADGRIPRSMPNSWLPSTKQTRHDGVIVVGDAHNMRHPLTGGGMTVAFNDALVLASLLSPARIPSLSDHAAVRAAMASFHWRRKRLTSMINVLAQALYSLFAADDWQLRALQRGCFAYFKRGWTDEPVAMLGGVLRRPTTLAYHFFSVAFLAIWLHLLDLCGRSPLGILMLPLALVQAVLILWKACVVFLPVMAAELR; this is encoded by the coding sequence ATGGCGGACGCGGCCGATTCGCAGGCCGCCCGCGAGCGGCGCGAGAAGCACCACGAGGccgacgtcgtcgtcgtgggTGCGGGCGTCTTCGGGTGCGCGATAGCCTACGCCCTCGCCAATCAAGGGCGCAGCGTCATCCTGCTCGAGCGGTGGATGCACGAGCCGGACCGCATCGTCGGTGAGCTGCTGCAGCCCGGCGGCGTGGCCGCCCTGCGGGAGCTGGGGCTAGGGCACTGTCTCGAGGGCATCGATGCCGTGCCTTGCTACGGATACCACATTGTGTACCGCGGGGACGAGGTGGCGTTCCGGTATCCGTCTCTGGAGAAAGACGGTGAGGTGATTGTGGACCCCGCGGGCAACAGGGAAAAGTACAAGCAGGGGCTGGCCGCGTTTGCCGACGGACATGCCAACGGGCAAGCCAACGGGCATGCGAAGGACGCCGGCCGGCCGGAGGGCAGGAGTTTCCACCACGGCAGGTTCATCATGCAGCTGCGCCGGGCCTGCCTGGATCACCCGAACATCAGCGTCTTCGAGACGGAAGTCACGGCGACCATCAAGGGCGACCACTCGGACGCGGTCCTGGGGGTGCAGACCCGAACCAAGGATAAGGCGACGGGCAAGAAGGATCCCGACTGCTTCTTCGGCCACCTGACCGTCATCGCGGACGGCTACGCCTCCATCTTCCGCAAGGAGCTCCTCGGCACGACGCCCGTGGTGCGCAGCAAGTTCTACGCCCTCGAGCTGATCGACTGCCCCTTCCCGCCGGCCAACACGGGCCACGTCGTCATCGGCGATCAGTGCCTCGCCCTCCTCTACCAGATCGGCACGCACGAGACGCGCGCCCTGATCGACGTGCCCAACGACCACCCGGCCGCGGCGCCCTCGGCCGGCGGCGCGCGCGGCTACATCGAGAACATCGTGCTGCCCGCGCTCCCGCCGCACGTGCAGCCGAGCGTGCGCGCCGCCCTGGCCGACGGCCGCATCCCCCGGAGCATGCCCAACTCGTGGCTGCCGTCGACCAAGCAGACGCGGCACGACggcgtcatcgtcgtcggcgaCGCCCACAACATGCGGCACCCGCTGACGGGCGGCGGCATGACGGTCGCCTTCAACGAcgccctcgtcctcgcctCGCTGCTCTCCCCGGCCCGGATCCCCTCCCTGTCGGACCACGCGGCCGTGCGCGCGGCCATGGCCTCCTTCCACTGGCGCCGCAAGCGCCTCACGAGCATGATCAACGTGCTCGCCCAGGCGCTCTACAGCCTcttcgccgccgacgactgGCAGCTGCGCGCCCTCCAGCGCGGCTGCTTCGCCTACTTCAAGCGCGGCTGGACCGACGAGCCCGTCGCCATGCTCGGCGGCGTCCTCCGCCGCCCCACCACCCTCGCCTACCACTTCTTCAGCGTCGCCTTCCTCGCCATCTGGTTGCACCTCCTCGACCTCTGCGGCCGCTCCCCCCTCGGCATCCTCATGCTGCCCCTCGCCCTCGTGCAGGCCGTGCTGATCCTCTGGAAGGCCTGCGTCGTCTTCTTGCCCGTCATGGCGGCCGAGTTGcgctga
- a CDS encoding glycosyltransferase family 2 protein (CAZy_ID 267900), which produces MAAQGATLIESLEQLVWFLWETASERPFYFLLAFVIPLLGLAIFCVYILLHLVAPKPRLPFPSEKTYITTNPDGTVCAPRPLPCWYDRWRAEGKQSQEYPTIPAGFPVPEEPTIEPAEVEMSVVIPAYNEEARITAALEEMVEYLDQQFGRPNNHGQLLQPQERQEKSTQKGGKKSSKRATTPHRLVFKPDSPGSTSRPTSSSGPSEPPQPSGYEILVVDDGSRDRTVDVALAFSRKHGLHDVLRVVKLAKNRGKGGAVTHGLRHVRGKYAVFADADGASRFSDLGRLIEGCEDVVDGSNRGVAIGSRAHLVGSEAVVKRSAIRNFLMRSFHFVLMILTPPATSRIRDTQCGFKLFSRAALPHIVPYMHTEGWIFDIEMLMLAESAPATPVLASDGSVIGTSYGIKVAEVPVGWHEVDGSKMNLVHDSIRMAIGLAVLRASWMLGVYRRRLT; this is translated from the exons ATGGCGGCCCAGGGCGCGACTTTAATCGAATCCCTGGAGCAGCTGGTCTGGTTTCTGTGGGAAACCGCCTCGGAGCGGCCTTTTTACTTTTTGCTGGCATTCGTCATCCCTCTTCTCGGCCTTGCCATATTTTGC GTCTACATTCTCCTCCATCTCGTCGCCCCCAAACCGCGACTACCCTTCCCTTCCGAGAAGACCTACATTACCACGAATCCCGATGGCACGGTCTGCGCACCGCGCCCGCTCCCCTGCTGGTACGACCGCTGGCGTGCCGAGGGCAAGCAGAGCCAGGAGTACCCGACCATCCCCGCCGGCTTCCCCGTACCCGAGGAGCCCACCATCGAGCCAGCCGAGGTCGAGATGAGCGTGGTGATCCCGGCATACAACGAGGAAGCCCGAATTACCGCGGCGCTGGAAGAGATGGTCGAGTATCTGGACCAGCAGTTCGGCCGCCCCAACAACCACGGCCAACTCCTCCAGCCACAAGAACGCCAGGAGAAGTCGACCCAGAAGGGCGGCAAGAAGAGCAGCAAGCGCGCCACCACACCGCACCGCCTCGTCTTCAAGCCCGACTCCCCGGGCAGCACCTCCCGGCCCACCTCCAGCAGTGGCCCGTCCGAACCGCCACAGCCCTCCGGCTACGAGATCCTggtcgtcgacgacggcAGCCGTGACCGCACCGTCGACGTCGCCCTCGCCTTCTCCCGCAAGCACGGCCTGCACGACGTCTTGCGGGTCGTCAAGCTCGCAAAGAATCGCGGCAAGGGCGGCGCCGTAACCCACGGGCTGCGCCACGTGCGCGGGAAGTACGCCGTattcgccgacgccgacggcgcTAGCCGCTTCAGCGATCTCGGCCGGCTGATTGAGGGTTGCGAGGACGTGGTCGACGGCTCCAACCGCGGGGTGGCGATCGGGAGCCGAGCGCATCTGGTCGGAAGTGAGGCCGTTGTCAAG CGCTCCGCGATCCGCAACTTTCTCATGCGCTCCTTCCACTTTGTCCTCATGATCCTCACCCCGCCGGCGACCTCGCGCATCCGCGACACGCAGTGCGGCTTCAAGCTCTTCTCGCGCGCCGCCCTGCCCCACATCGTGCCATACATGCACACCGAGGGCTGGATCTTCGACATCGAGATGCTGATGCTCGCCGAGTCGGCCCCCGCCACCCCCGTCCTGGCCAGCGACGGCTCCGTCATCGGCACCAGCTACGGCATCAAGGTCGCCGAGGTCCCCGTCGGCTGGCACGAGGTGGACGGCAGCAAGATGAACCTGGTCCATGACAGCATCCGCATGGCCATCGGCCTGGCCGTCCTGCGGGCCAGCTGGATGCTGGGCGTGTATAGGAGGCGCCTGACTTGA